In Flavobacteriales bacterium, the following are encoded in one genomic region:
- a CDS encoding nuclear transport factor 2 family protein, with product MKQYLIIIAILLIEIGYAQNRNQKMTADKITIQERVTQLFVATDQKNWEELKIVFSDQVDLDYSSMSNQPPVIQTPSEIINQWSGVLPGFDYTHHQIGNFLVEIEGNEANCFCYGTATHYLPNENGNVWTVVGSYNFKLKKEKQHWVITAMRFNFKYQSGNTELVGIAIENQKKK from the coding sequence ATGAAACAATATTTAATTATAATCGCCATACTCCTTATTGAAATAGGGTATGCTCAAAACAGAAATCAAAAGATGACAGCAGATAAAATAACAATTCAAGAAAGAGTTACGCAATTATTTGTCGCTACAGATCAAAAGAATTGGGAAGAGCTTAAAATAGTTTTTAGTGATCAAGTAGACCTTGATTATTCATCTATGAGTAATCAACCTCCAGTCATACAAACACCTTCAGAGATTATTAACCAATGGAGCGGAGTACTTCCAGGGTTTGATTATACACATCATCAAATTGGTAATTTTTTAGTTGAGATAGAAGGGAATGAAGCCAATTGTTTTTGTTACGGGACAGCAACACATTACCTCCCCAATGAAAACGGCAATGTTTGGACAGTAGTAGGTTCGTATAATTTTAAATTGAAAAAAGAAAAGCAACATTGGGTGATTACGGCAATGCGATTCAATTTTAAATATCAATCAGGAAATACCGAATTAGTAGGAATAGCAATAGAAAATCAAAAAAAGAAATAA
- a CDS encoding nuclear transport factor 2 family protein, producing the protein MRHLLFIPVLIFFMACQSNPKTEKLKHQHQKLMQETTSNKAQVQAFFQYLEHENISAMVDLFSDDGEQINPYASGLFPNGAKGKKALMNYWEPVPQNFDGMEFTIEELLETENPNLIYVKYRGKIQLKNDAGFYENQYYSTFRFNNDGKITEYVEIFNPIVAAKAFGLIDSIN; encoded by the coding sequence ATGAGACATTTATTATTTATACCAGTTTTAATTTTTTTTATGGCTTGTCAATCCAATCCTAAAACAGAAAAGTTAAAACATCAACATCAAAAACTTATGCAAGAAACAACTAGTAATAAAGCGCAAGTCCAAGCTTTTTTTCAGTACCTAGAACATGAAAATATTTCAGCAATGGTTGATTTGTTTTCTGATGATGGTGAGCAAATTAATCCTTATGCATCAGGTTTGTTTCCAAACGGAGCTAAAGGAAAAAAAGCCCTGATGAATTATTGGGAGCCAGTTCCTCAAAATTTTGATGGTATGGAATTTACCATTGAAGAACTGTTAGAGACAGAAAATCCTAACCTGATCTATGTAAAATATCGTGGAAAGATTCAACTCAAAAACGATGCAGGCTTTTACGAAAATCAATATTACTCAACCTTTAGATTCAACAATGATGGAAAGATCACGGAGTATGTAGAAATTTTTAACCCAATTGTAGCAGCGAAAGCATTTGGATTAATCGATTCAATCAACTAA
- a CDS encoding helix-turn-helix domain-containing protein: protein MELFKRIADYCEAINISSPKHPHFDIRKFEDNMPTVIGEMKPFRHEFYAIAIKAEGDGVVVSGHHAQFPQGATVFFNSPFQILSWDIAPNWSGYYLMFTKEFIAQSHHFNDLLSHFPFLKIEEAIPFEVSKDEVEQLLLIFENVWQEYYGANSDKFELIEAWLILLLNFVKRSYSKQIALDESDKIIKKANLKLMARYQALVVASFRGDTVVDTFANLHSTSYYADKLNVHPNHLNAIVKELTGQTASQIIYSHIILRAKELLTQTEDSIKEVAYKLYFESPNNFSTFFKKHTTFTPNSYRKSTIL from the coding sequence ATGGAATTGTTTAAACGGATAGCTGATTATTGTGAGGCAATAAATATATCTTCTCCAAAACACCCTCATTTTGATATAAGGAAGTTTGAAGATAATATGCCTACTGTTATTGGAGAAATGAAACCGTTTAGACATGAATTTTATGCCATAGCAATAAAGGCAGAAGGAGATGGGGTAGTGGTTTCAGGCCATCATGCTCAGTTTCCTCAGGGAGCAACTGTTTTTTTTAACTCACCTTTTCAAATCTTGTCGTGGGATATTGCACCCAACTGGTCAGGGTATTATTTGATGTTTACCAAAGAGTTTATTGCGCAGTCGCATCATTTTAATGATTTACTGAGTCATTTTCCATTTCTAAAAATAGAGGAAGCCATTCCTTTTGAGGTAAGTAAGGATGAGGTTGAACAGTTACTTCTAATCTTTGAAAACGTTTGGCAGGAGTATTATGGAGCAAACAGCGATAAGTTTGAATTGATAGAAGCATGGTTAATTCTATTGCTCAATTTTGTAAAAAGAAGCTATTCAAAACAAATCGCATTGGATGAAAGCGATAAAATCATCAAAAAAGCAAACTTAAAATTGATGGCGCGCTATCAAGCTTTAGTGGTAGCTAGTTTTCGTGGTGATACTGTTGTAGATACTTTCGCCAACTTGCATTCAACAAGTTATTATGCAGATAAACTGAATGTCCATCCCAATCATTTAAATGCAATTGTAAAGGAATTAACTGGACAAACTGCTTCTCAAATTATTTATAGTCATATTATATTAAGAGCCAAAGAATTGCTTACGCAAACCGAGGATAGTATAAAAGAAGTGGCCTATAAACTCTATTTTGAGTCGCCTAATAACTTCAGTACTTTTTTTAAAAAACATACCACTTTTACTCCCAATTCATACAGAAAATCAACGATTCTTTGA